The following coding sequences are from one Macaca nemestrina isolate mMacNem1 chromosome 1, mMacNem.hap1, whole genome shotgun sequence window:
- the LOC105479284 gene encoding myosin-binding protein H-like isoform X3 produces the protein MQLQVKPPCGPGVDGTPTAAGRVRKPLRAAQSITLIPQGKPKPQAIWTHDGCALDTSRVSVRNGERDSILFIREAQRADSGRYQLRVQLGGLEATATIDILVIERPGPPQSIKLVDVWGFNATLEWTPPQDTGNTALLGYTVQKADTKSGLWFTVLEHYHRTSCIVSDLIIGNSYAFRVFAENQCGLSETAPITTDLAHIQKAATVYKIKGFAQRDFSEAPKFTQPLADCTTVTGYNTQLFCCVRASPRPKIIWLKNKMDIQGNPKYRALTHLGICSLEIRKPGPFDGGIYTCKAVNPLGEASVDCRVDVKGKGKRRTSALGCQPPPLSTGGRVRGQSRKPRWRRGSSVGPSHHCHHQDVLEETF, from the exons ATGCAGCTCCAAGTCAAGCCTCCCTGTGGACCTGGGGTGGACGGGACCCCTACAGCAGCAGGGAGAGTCAGGAAGCCTCTCAGGGCTGCTCAAAGCATTACCCTCATTCCTCAGGGCAAGCCCAAACCTCAAGCCATCTGGACACATGATGGCTGTGCCTTGGACACCAGCCGTGTGAGTGTGCGGAATggggagcgagactccatcctcTTCATCCGAGAAGCCCAACGTGCTGACTCAGGTCGCTACCAACTCCGTGTGCAGCTGGGCGGGCTGGAGGCCACCGCCACCATTGACATCCTGGTGATTG AGAGGCCAGGCCCTCCTCAGAGTATTAAGCTAGTGGACGTCTGGGGCTTCAACGCGACCCTGGAATGGACACCTCCCCAAGATACGGGGAATACAGCACTCCTGGGATACACGGTGCAGAAGGCTGACACAAAATCTGGG CTGTGGTTCACAGTGCTGGAGCACTATCACCGCACCAGCTGCATCGTCTCCGATCTCATCATCGGCAACTCCTATGCCTTCCGTGTCTTTGCTGAAAACCAATGCGGACTCAGTGAAACAGCCCCCATCACCACGGACCTCGCCCACATCCAGAAAGCAG CTACTGTTTACAAGATCAAGGGGTTTGCCCAACGAGATTTCTCTGAAGCCCCAAAGTTTACCCAGCCTCTGGCCGACTGCACTACAGTCACCGGCTATAACACCCAGCTCTTCTGCTGTGTCCGTGCCTCTCCCCGG CCCAAGATCATCTGGCTGAAGAACAAGATGGATATCCAAGGCAACCCTAAGTACAGAGCCCTGACTCACCTGGGAATCTGCTCCCTAGAGATCCGCAAGCCTGGTCCCTTTGATGGAGGCATCTATACCTGCAAGGCGGTGAACCCCCTAGGGGAGGCATCTGTGGACTGTCGGGTGGATGTGAAAGGTAAGGGCAAGAGGAGAACTAGTGCCTTAGGTTGCCAGCCACCTCCTCTCTCCACCGGTGGAAGAGTCAGGGGCCAGAGTCGCAAGCCTAGGTGGAGAAGGGGCTCCTCGGTTGGACCCtctcatcactgtcatcatcaggATGTCTTGGAGGAGACATTTTAA